From a region of the [Eubacterium] eligens ATCC 27750 genome:
- a CDS encoding prolipoprotein diacylglyceryl transferase family protein, which translates to MIGGLGRFLIEGLRTDSLYIISGIRVSQVLSLFLICGGILLYVFFVRRDKTKNVYSGRYIR; encoded by the coding sequence GTGATTGGCGGTCTTGGAAGATTTTTGATTGAAGGACTGCGTACGGACAGCCTTTATATTATTTCCGGAATCAGAGTATCACAAGTGCTTTCGTTATTCTTGATTTGCGGTGGTATCTTACTTTATGTATTTTTTGTGCGCCGTGACAAAACAAAAAATGTGTATTCAGGAAGATACATCCGCTGA